The Chloroflexota bacterium genomic sequence TAGCGACTGAAATTTCCGGGCCATGCGGCCGCCGGAGAAGACGCCTTTCCTATTCTGTTGACAGTGGTGGTGGGCCCTTTCCTCCCGACAACGAGCCACACCCATCCTACAAGTTTGCATCGCTAGCGCTATTGCTTTCTAGACCTTAAAGGGCTTGACATGATCCTGTAAATGGTGTATCATCTCTCCGCTTACATGCGCAGTTACGATACGGCCACCCCTCTCATATATGCGTCGGTAAACTGGCGGCTGGGGCCACCACAACTGCACGGCGGAGGCCCCCGGGCAAAATCGTCTCAATTTTCGCAGTCGGGCTGCGCTCAAGCAACGCGGACAGTGTGTGACCCATGAAGGTACTGGTAATCAGCGATAGCGCCGTGGTGGAGGATATTTCCTTCTACCTGCAACTGCGATGGCAGAATGCCATCGTCATCTCTGCTACGGACGGGTCCACAGGTATAGAGATGCTGAAGGCAGAAGCGCCCGATCTGGTGATGGCCGACTCTTGTTTGCCAGACATGAACGGGCTGGATCTGCTGGGCAAAGTCCGCGAGTCCTCCGATGTACCCCTGATCATTATTCTGGGCCAGGAACAGCAAGGGACGGAGGGAGTCAGAGTCCTGGAGGCCGGGGCGGACGACTACATCACCAAACCCTTCAGCCCTGTTGATGTCCTGGCCAGGGTAAATGCCTTGCTCCGGCGTGCCTACGCTGTCGGCTTCCGGCACGATCACCCACCCCTCATCAGCGGTGACCTGACCGTCAGCCTGTCCACCCACGAGGTGCTCCTCTCGGGAAAGCCTGTCAAGTTGACCCCCCTCGAGTACGATCTGCTTCTTGAGATGGTTAGGAATGAGGGCAAAGTGCTCGCCCACCGCTCCCTGCTGGAGAAGCTATGGGGCAAGGAATGCGGTGAGGATTCCGCTCTCTTAAAGAAGTATATCTACCGCCTCCGCCAGAAGCTGGGCGACGATTCCCGCCACCCCCGCCTCATCCTCAGTGAGCGCGGGGTAGGCTACAAGTTCGCCAGGCACTCCTGATTTACCGCGCAGAAAGCAGCTACAGCTTAAGGGCAGGCATTTCTGCCTGCCCTTCTCTTTCTCCCCGACTGCTCACGAAAATACCAGTAGCAGGGGCTACACCCCAGACTGTCATTCCCGCGGAAGCGGGAATCCACCCTGCGGGTTTCTCCTGTCATTGCGAGCTCGCCGCAAACGAGCGTGGCAATCCCAGGGTGGTGGGGCAACTTCGAGCCGGAGTACTGACACTTGACGAAGTGAAGGCCACTAGAATGGTCAAGCATGACGGCGTCCTTACCTGTCATTCTGAGCCGCCGCAGGCGGGCGAAGAATCT encodes the following:
- a CDS encoding response regulator transcription factor produces the protein MKVLVISDSAVVEDISFYLQLRWQNAIVISATDGSTGIEMLKAEAPDLVMADSCLPDMNGLDLLGKVRESSDVPLIIILGQEQQGTEGVRVLEAGADDYITKPFSPVDVLARVNALLRRAYAVGFRHDHPPLISGDLTVSLSTHEVLLSGKPVKLTPLEYDLLLEMVRNEGKVLAHRSLLEKLWGKECGEDSALLKKYIYRLRQKLGDDSRHPRLILSERGVGYKFARHS